From one Lysinibacillus sp. G4S2 genomic stretch:
- a CDS encoding Yip1 family protein, which produces MDNYNDTPQERPKVNPFLSVWLHPKQTARYMIDEKSIGFAILIMSIGYIGSSLSGLIDPKFMTDFSLWILALLCVIFAPIAGIIGTSFSTLIFWLFGKLFKGTGTFSDLFKGLSLTAIPFIVLIPLYLIWLITSPETLMDTNSVDTIPWLLLITGLVSLILAIWSLVITVGVVAEAHEFEIWKAILTVIIPSIILFIIFFIFFIILMFGIIGISMM; this is translated from the coding sequence ATGGATAACTATAATGACACACCACAAGAAAGGCCAAAGGTTAATCCATTTTTGTCTGTTTGGTTGCATCCAAAGCAAACAGCTCGTTACATGATTGATGAAAAATCAATCGGCTTTGCAATCCTTATTATGTCTATTGGCTATATCGGTTCTTCGCTATCCGGACTTATTGACCCAAAATTTATGACAGATTTTTCTCTTTGGATTTTAGCACTACTTTGTGTGATATTTGCACCAATAGCAGGGATTATCGGCACAAGTTTTTCAACGTTAATATTTTGGCTGTTTGGTAAACTTTTTAAAGGGACTGGTACATTTTCTGATTTATTTAAAGGTTTAAGTTTAACTGCTATACCATTCATCGTTCTTATACCACTTTACTTAATTTGGTTGATTACATCGCCTGAAACATTAATGGACACTAACTCCGTTGATACAATACCTTGGTTATTATTAATAACTGGTTTGGTTAGCCTTATTCTAGCGATCTGGTCTTTAGTTATCACTGTAGGTGTTGTGGCAGAAGCTCATGAATTCGAAATTTGGAAAGCAATATTGACTGTTATTATCCCTTCTATTATTCTGTTCATTATTTTCTTTATTTTCTTTATCATTCTTATGTTCGGCATAATCGGCATTAGTATGATGTAA
- a CDS encoding YaiI/YqxD family protein: protein MKVLIDADACPVVDLALSISSEFEIETILFCDTSHRIERDNVITIIVPKGPDSVDFTLVNALSKHDIVITQDYGLAAMVLARGGYPIDQNGREMSNENIERLLEMRHVGQKIRRAGGRTRGPKKRTQENNISFKMKFRQICERAILAQKMEASEDGK from the coding sequence GTGAAGGTTTTAATTGACGCTGATGCCTGTCCAGTAGTGGATTTAGCGCTATCAATATCATCTGAGTTTGAGATTGAAACAATCTTGTTTTGCGATACATCCCACCGTATTGAACGTGATAATGTAATAACAATTATTGTACCCAAAGGTCCGGATTCGGTTGATTTCACGCTAGTGAATGCGCTTTCAAAGCATGATATTGTCATTACACAGGATTACGGTTTAGCAGCTATGGTTTTGGCAAGAGGAGGGTATCCAATTGATCAAAATGGAAGAGAGATGTCTAATGAAAATATCGAACGTTTGCTTGAAATGCGCCATGTCGGACAAAAAATTAGACGTGCCGGTGGACGTACGAGGGGACCTAAAAAACGAACTCAAGAAAACAATATTTCATTCAAAATGAAATTTCGACAAATTTGTGAACGAGCAATTTTAGCGCAAAAAATGGAGGCGTCAGAAGATGGAAAATGA
- a CDS encoding DUF1835 domain-containing protein: MESKVNYPFIYFLFESNTVFVYKIKANNYVNASDLIDYSEWQTYELQHHASFETFNHEVNEAIEGCGFCLEHDELCNLVEIINDCIQKHRSVDQRLITQAVHIVSSESAAGSVRIALVPPKHVIGFPDCLSIGPLWKLEEKRGQAFRNDWLYENINDEQEDVYQNKLTNTLREIEDISNHVPIYIWYGNNADEQCGLRFFLYLLRDKSNEIFLINTTTEHGMTNLAAGQLNSQQLAQLFVNAKEKKPLTTEERLIFQNEWVTLSHTNDVLRLWIDNEIKGVPVNYFDPLIIATIEKLHNDQATKDFIKTGAVIAELLPLMIELPSVFFLECRIRYLVYSGVLALKGIPKSMRHYSVKLRE; encoded by the coding sequence ATGGAATCGAAAGTAAATTATCCATTTATTTATTTTTTATTTGAGTCAAATACGGTTTTTGTCTATAAAATTAAAGCAAATAATTATGTGAACGCATCAGATTTGATAGATTATAGTGAATGGCAGACGTATGAATTACAGCATCATGCTTCATTTGAAACATTCAACCATGAAGTAAATGAAGCAATTGAGGGGTGTGGATTTTGTCTAGAGCACGATGAATTATGCAACTTAGTAGAAATCATAAATGACTGTATTCAAAAACACCGTTCTGTCGACCAACGATTAATAACACAGGCAGTTCATATTGTTAGTTCTGAATCTGCAGCAGGGTCAGTGAGAATAGCGCTTGTACCACCTAAACATGTGATTGGTTTTCCTGATTGCTTGTCAATTGGACCATTGTGGAAGTTAGAGGAGAAAAGAGGTCAAGCCTTCCGAAATGATTGGTTATATGAAAATATTAACGATGAACAGGAAGATGTTTATCAAAATAAGCTTACAAATACTTTGCGTGAAATAGAGGATATTTCAAATCATGTGCCTATCTATATTTGGTATGGTAATAATGCCGATGAACAATGTGGGCTTCGTTTTTTCCTTTATTTATTGCGAGATAAATCAAATGAGATTTTTCTTATTAATACAACAACAGAGCATGGTATGACTAATCTTGCGGCAGGTCAGCTTAATTCACAGCAATTAGCGCAGCTTTTTGTAAACGCAAAGGAAAAAAAGCCGTTAACAACCGAGGAACGCCTTATTTTCCAAAATGAATGGGTAACATTATCGCACACTAATGATGTTCTGCGTCTCTGGATTGATAATGAAATAAAAGGGGTACCAGTAAATTATTTTGACCCTTTAATCATTGCGACGATAGAAAAGTTACATAATGATCAAGCAACTAAAGATTTTATAAAAACGGGAGCAGTGATTGCAGAACTCTTACCTTTAATGATCGAGCTTCCGAGTGTCTTCTTTTTAGAATGTAGAATAAGATATTTAGTCTATAGTGGGGTGCTTGCATTAAAAGGCATTCCTAAATCCATGAGACATTATAGTGTAAAATTACGTGAATAA
- a CDS encoding nitrilase-related carbon-nitrogen hydrolase: MTIKISSCQFELQKVDHFSTFKDRILHAFNDVPLSSDYVLLPELFTMSLLTTYNNYNQFAEKDNEKLGFFLDDYLRFFNNLSQQRKQIIIAGSTIEPTYKGNYNTTYIFDGEGNVLKHRKTHIFPAESAWNTIEGDELEVFKIGPVTFGIAICYEIEIPEIAHIYSQKGADIIFCPSYTFTEYGFWRVRHCVHARSIENQLYVVHCPTIGEIQGPIQNGFGTTAIIGPADLPWTKNGVIAETTSKSSTVVTAELSLEDLYENRKNGAATTYKDRIRRKDIYTL, encoded by the coding sequence ATGACAATAAAAATTTCAAGCTGTCAATTTGAATTGCAAAAAGTTGATCATTTCTCTACCTTTAAAGACCGAATTTTACATGCATTCAATGATGTGCCACTTTCAAGCGATTATGTGCTCTTACCAGAATTGTTTACGATGTCTTTACTAACAACTTATAACAATTACAATCAATTTGCAGAAAAAGATAATGAAAAACTAGGTTTCTTTTTAGATGACTATCTTCGATTTTTTAATAATCTTTCACAGCAAAGAAAACAGATTATTATTGCAGGTTCTACAATTGAACCTACCTATAAAGGAAATTATAATACGACCTATATCTTTGATGGAGAAGGCAATGTATTAAAACATCGGAAGACACATATTTTCCCTGCTGAATCTGCTTGGAACACTATAGAGGGAGATGAATTAGAAGTTTTCAAAATTGGACCAGTAACATTTGGTATTGCCATATGCTATGAAATAGAGATTCCAGAAATTGCACATATATATAGTCAAAAAGGTGCCGATATTATCTTTTGCCCTTCCTATACGTTCACTGAATATGGTTTCTGGAGAGTTCGCCATTGTGTTCATGCACGAAGTATTGAAAACCAACTCTATGTCGTTCATTGCCCTACGATTGGCGAAATCCAAGGACCCATTCAAAATGGATTTGGGACAACCGCTATTATAGGGCCTGCTGACTTACCTTGGACAAAAAATGGCGTCATTGCAGAAACTACAAGTAAATCAAGTACAGTTGTAACAGCTGAACTATCTCTTGAAGATCTATACGAAAATCGTAAAAATGGGGCTGCTACAACTTATAAAGATCGTATCCGTAGAAAAGACATTTATACATTATGA
- a CDS encoding phosphoribosylaminoimidazolesuccinocarboxamide synthase, with amino-acid sequence MELLYTGKTKNVFQLEDGHYLLKFKDDVTGENGVFDPGANTVGLTIDGAGLAGLRLTSYFYSKLNEQGVPTHYVDANFNDATMTVKPATVFGKGLEVICRFKAVGSFLRRYGAYAKEGQDLDSFVEVTIKDDDRLDPPISEDALAMLNLLTHEEYAILKQRTIEISKFVAAELAKKGLTLYDIKLEFGRDAKTNEILLIDEISGGNMRAYKGEQYIEPLELEKIMLAE; translated from the coding sequence GTGGAATTATTGTATACAGGTAAAACGAAAAATGTGTTTCAATTAGAAGATGGTCATTACTTATTAAAATTTAAAGATGATGTAACTGGTGAAAACGGCGTATTCGACCCAGGTGCTAACACTGTTGGATTAACAATTGATGGTGCTGGTTTAGCTGGACTTCGCTTAACTTCTTATTTCTACTCAAAACTAAACGAACAAGGTGTTCCTACTCACTATGTTGATGCAAATTTTAATGATGCAACAATGACGGTTAAGCCTGCAACGGTTTTTGGTAAAGGCTTAGAGGTTATTTGCCGCTTCAAGGCAGTAGGTTCTTTCCTACGTCGCTACGGTGCTTACGCGAAAGAAGGCCAAGACTTAGATTCTTTCGTAGAAGTTACCATTAAAGATGATGATCGACTAGATCCTCCTATTTCTGAAGATGCTTTAGCAATGTTAAACCTGTTAACACACGAAGAATACGCAATTTTAAAGCAACGTACAATTGAAATTTCTAAATTCGTTGCTGCAGAGCTTGCCAAAAAAGGGTTAACACTTTACGACATCAAATTAGAATTTGGCCGTGATGCTAAAACAAATGAAATTTTATTAATAGATGAAATTTCAGGTGGTAATATGCGTGCTTACAAAGGTGAACAATATATTGAACCATTAGAGCTTGAAAAAATTATGTTAGCTGAATAA
- the gdhA gene encoding NADP-specific glutamate dehydrogenase, translating into MTTTTVSNEQLAKEYVDGVFEQLKQQNSHQAEFLQAAEEIFISLVPVFAQHPEYIKANILSRIVEPDRIISFRVAWQDDNNQVQVNRGYRVQYSNVMGPYKGGLRFHPSVNESIIKFLGFEQIFKNALTGQPIGGGKGGSNFDPKGKSDSEIMRFCQAFMTELYRHIGPDVDVPAGDIGVGAREVGYLWGQYKRLTKASESGVLTGKTPGYGGSLARKEATGYGTVYFVNEMLKDANDSFEGKTVVVSGSGNVSTYAIEKAQAYGAKVVACSDSSGYVYDPDGLDLDAIKEIKEVKGDRISTYVNYRPNATFTEGCTGIWTIPCDIALPCATQNEINGESARTLISNGVKAIGEGANMPSDLEAINEFLDAGVLFGPAKAANAGGVAVSALEMAQDSSRVFWSFEKVDAKLHQIMKDIYADSKAAAEKYGYPGNLVVGANIAGFVKVADGMLAEGVY; encoded by the coding sequence ATGACAACTACAACTGTGAGCAACGAACAATTAGCAAAAGAATACGTGGATGGTGTATTCGAGCAATTAAAACAACAGAACAGTCATCAAGCGGAGTTCTTACAAGCCGCTGAAGAAATTTTCATTTCTTTAGTGCCTGTCTTTGCGCAACACCCTGAATATATTAAAGCAAATATTTTATCGCGAATCGTTGAACCAGATCGTATCATTTCCTTCCGTGTTGCTTGGCAAGATGATAACAACCAAGTTCAAGTAAACCGTGGTTATCGTGTACAATACAGCAACGTAATGGGACCATATAAAGGCGGTCTTCGTTTCCATCCTTCCGTTAACGAATCAATTATCAAATTTTTAGGATTTGAACAAATCTTTAAAAATGCTTTAACAGGCCAACCAATCGGTGGTGGTAAAGGTGGCTCAAACTTCGATCCTAAAGGTAAATCAGATTCTGAAATCATGCGCTTCTGTCAAGCATTCATGACTGAATTATACCGCCATATTGGTCCAGATGTCGATGTTCCTGCAGGTGATATCGGAGTTGGAGCTCGAGAAGTAGGCTATTTATGGGGTCAATACAAGCGTTTAACAAAAGCAAGCGAATCTGGTGTATTAACTGGTAAAACTCCTGGATATGGCGGTTCTTTAGCTCGTAAAGAGGCTACAGGTTATGGTACTGTCTACTTTGTAAACGAAATGCTAAAAGATGCCAATGATTCATTCGAGGGTAAAACAGTTGTAGTTTCTGGCTCTGGTAACGTTTCAACATATGCAATTGAAAAAGCTCAAGCTTATGGCGCAAAAGTTGTTGCTTGTTCTGACTCTTCAGGCTATGTTTATGATCCAGATGGTTTAGATCTTGATGCAATTAAAGAAATTAAAGAAGTAAAAGGCGATCGTATCTCCACTTACGTTAACTATCGTCCAAATGCTACATTTACAGAAGGCTGCACAGGTATCTGGACTATTCCTTGTGACATTGCGCTTCCATGTGCTACTCAAAACGAAATTAACGGTGAATCAGCTCGCACTTTAATTTCAAACGGTGTAAAAGCTATTGGTGAAGGTGCAAACATGCCATCAGACCTTGAAGCAATTAACGAATTCTTAGACGCTGGCGTATTATTCGGACCTGCTAAAGCTGCTAACGCAGGCGGTGTTGCTGTATCTGCTCTTGAAATGGCGCAAGATTCTAGCCGCGTATTCTGGTCATTTGAAAAAGTAGATGCTAAATTACATCAAATTATGAAAGATATTTACGCAGACAGTAAAGCTGCTGCTGAAAAATATGGTTACCCTGGGAACCTTGTAGTGGGCGCAAACATTGCAGGCTTCGTAAAAGTAGCAGATGGTATGCTTGCTGAAGGCGTATATTAA
- a CDS encoding DUF3311 domain-containing protein: protein MKNIKLLLLIPFIGMCLCLPFANKIEPYILGLPFLLFWITLWMILSSVVLAIVYKLDPENQGGEE from the coding sequence ATGAAAAATATTAAACTGTTATTGTTGATACCGTTTATTGGAATGTGCTTATGTTTGCCCTTTGCAAATAAAATAGAGCCTTATATTTTGGGTTTACCTTTTCTCCTGTTCTGGATTACTTTATGGATGATATTATCGTCAGTAGTGTTAGCGATTGTGTATAAATTGGATCCTGAAAACCAAGGAGGCGAAGAATAA
- a CDS encoding MBL fold metallo-hydrolase, whose amino-acid sequence MFKREKSIEIQQYRDVQCAHGKVSVQGFGLSVYSFFVDGLLIDTGSYSLSQEFQSFFNGIPIEQVALTHSHEDHAGNAAWIQQHKNVPIYVHRDSVSICAEDGEYPFYRQALWGERPAFIAQPFGDTFQTNSATWDVIETPGHSTDHLSFYNRETSAMFTGDLYIQTKTKVVLDEENIVHTLASLKKILNYDFKEVYCCHAGYIADGRAKIEEKIAYLEDLEGNVKQLFKKGYSVDEITKSIFSRDYPITKVSGEQWSSKHIITAFINQFTQESLT is encoded by the coding sequence ATGTTTAAACGAGAGAAAAGTATAGAAATTCAACAATATCGTGATGTTCAATGTGCCCATGGTAAAGTATCAGTTCAAGGCTTCGGGTTGAGTGTTTATAGTTTTTTTGTGGATGGGTTATTAATTGATACAGGCTCCTATTCGCTTTCACAGGAGTTTCAATCTTTTTTTAACGGGATACCGATTGAACAAGTGGCACTGACACATTCTCATGAGGATCATGCAGGAAACGCAGCGTGGATTCAACAACACAAAAATGTACCTATCTATGTACATCGTGATTCGGTTAGTATTTGTGCAGAGGATGGAGAATACCCATTTTATCGACAGGCATTATGGGGAGAGCGACCAGCATTTATTGCTCAACCGTTTGGTGATACTTTTCAAACGAATTCAGCTACATGGGATGTTATTGAAACACCAGGACATTCAACAGATCATTTATCATTTTACAATCGAGAAACAAGTGCTATGTTTACAGGAGATTTGTATATACAAACAAAGACGAAAGTTGTGCTTGATGAAGAAAATATCGTACATACTTTAGCGTCTTTGAAGAAAATATTAAACTATGATTTTAAGGAAGTGTATTGCTGTCATGCGGGTTATATAGCGGATGGTCGAGCGAAAATAGAAGAAAAAATTGCTTATTTAGAAGATTTGGAGGGTAATGTAAAGCAATTGTTTAAGAAAGGTTATTCAGTAGACGAAATTACAAAATCAATTTTTTCTCGTGATTATCCGATTACAAAGGTATCAGGGGAACAGTGGTCTTCCAAACATATTATTACCGCTTTTATAAATCAGTTTACGCAAGAGTCCTTAACATAA
- a CDS encoding malic enzyme-like NAD(P)-binding protein has product MDVMKKALEMHEYYSGKLEVISKVPVQDSYDLSLAYSPGVAAPCIEIEKNPSLVYDYTMKGNMVAIVSDGTAVLGLGDIGPKAALPVMEGKAILLKRFANVDAFPICLDTKNTDEIVSIVKALAPTFGAVNLEDISAPRCFEIEDRLRQECDIPVFHDDQHGTAIVVGAGMINANRIVNKDVATMKVVINGAGAAGIAILRILVQMGYKNIYMCDTKGLIYEGRAEGMNPIKETIAHLTNPEKLHGTLEDALVGADVFIGVSVANLLTEAHIASMNEDPIVFALANPNPEITYENAKAWGVRVMGTGRSDYPNQINNVLAFPGIFRGALDVRATDINEAMKIAAVEAIASLVSDEELTEEYIVPKSLDERVVEIVSQAVSGAAVESGVSELFQQNTVLSV; this is encoded by the coding sequence ATGGATGTAATGAAAAAGGCTTTAGAAATGCACGAGTATTATAGTGGGAAATTAGAAGTGATTTCAAAGGTTCCTGTGCAAGATTCCTATGATCTAAGTCTTGCGTATTCTCCGGGAGTAGCTGCGCCTTGTATAGAGATTGAAAAAAATCCATCACTAGTTTACGACTATACAATGAAAGGAAATATGGTGGCGATTGTTTCAGATGGTACTGCGGTATTAGGTTTAGGGGATATCGGTCCGAAGGCAGCGTTACCAGTAATGGAAGGAAAGGCGATTTTATTAAAGCGTTTTGCCAATGTTGATGCTTTTCCTATTTGTTTAGATACGAAGAATACGGATGAAATCGTCAGCATTGTGAAGGCGCTTGCTCCAACTTTTGGTGCTGTAAATTTAGAAGATATATCAGCGCCAAGATGCTTTGAAATTGAAGATCGTCTGCGCCAAGAATGTGATATCCCTGTGTTCCATGATGATCAGCACGGAACTGCTATTGTCGTAGGTGCAGGGATGATTAATGCCAATCGCATTGTGAATAAAGATGTGGCAACAATGAAGGTCGTAATTAACGGCGCGGGAGCAGCGGGGATTGCTATTTTGCGTATTCTTGTGCAAATGGGCTATAAAAATATTTATATGTGTGATACAAAAGGTCTTATTTATGAAGGTCGCGCTGAAGGGATGAATCCAATTAAAGAAACGATTGCCCATTTAACAAACCCAGAAAAATTACATGGAACACTGGAGGATGCTCTCGTTGGTGCAGATGTCTTTATTGGGGTATCGGTTGCGAATTTATTAACAGAAGCCCATATTGCTTCAATGAATGAAGATCCAATCGTGTTTGCACTAGCAAATCCAAATCCTGAAATTACGTATGAAAACGCCAAGGCATGGGGTGTACGGGTTATGGGAACAGGACGCTCAGATTATCCAAATCAAATTAACAATGTGCTCGCTTTTCCTGGTATTTTCCGTGGGGCACTAGATGTCAGAGCGACAGATATTAATGAAGCAATGAAGATAGCTGCAGTGGAAGCGATAGCCTCTCTTGTAAGTGATGAGGAATTAACGGAGGAATATATTGTACCTAAATCATTAGATGAGCGGGTTGTAGAAATTGTTTCGCAAGCTGTAAGTGGTGCAGCTGTTGAGTCAGGTGTGTCAGAGCTATTCCAACAAAATACAGTGCTGTCAGTTTAA
- a CDS encoding D-serine ammonia-lyase → MENELKHELFNQFPNLKELANKNTVLLQNTNWEKKAKTNLFSMEEVEEAEETLKRFSSYLILAFPELVESKGLIESSIQEIPLMKKALEKEFDLLIPGQFILKCDHTLPISGSIKARGGIFEVLRHAERLAIASGKLTKEDDYAVLATEDFQSFFQQYTIAVGSTGNLGLSIGIMGKKLGFNVVVHMSSDAKAWKKALLREKGATVIEYEADYSVAVEQGRREAEQDPMCHFIDDENSKDLFAGYAVAAKRLKAQFEKTNITVDEAHPLFVYLPCGVGGGPGGVAYGIREIFGEHAHIFFAEPVASPCMTIGLMTGLHDAISVEDIGLDNKTEADGLAVGRASKFVGKVMETYISGCYTVKDEELFKSLAIAMEVEELFLEPSAHAGMFGSIQLMKNGQSYLEKHDLVDKMEQAVHLVWATGGSMVPVEMREEYMAKAVQVARINDIGR, encoded by the coding sequence ATGGAAAATGAACTTAAACACGAACTATTTAATCAATTTCCGAATTTAAAAGAGTTAGCAAATAAGAATACTGTACTTTTGCAAAATACAAATTGGGAAAAAAAGGCTAAGACAAATCTTTTTTCAATGGAGGAAGTTGAGGAGGCAGAAGAGACACTTAAACGCTTTTCTTCCTATTTAATTTTAGCATTTCCAGAGCTTGTAGAAAGTAAAGGACTTATTGAATCATCTATTCAAGAAATACCATTGATGAAGAAAGCTCTTGAGAAGGAATTTGATCTTCTAATACCAGGTCAATTTATCTTAAAATGCGATCATACCTTGCCAATATCCGGCTCTATTAAAGCTCGTGGGGGTATTTTTGAAGTATTAAGGCACGCAGAGCGGCTTGCAATCGCTAGTGGTAAACTAACAAAAGAGGATGATTATGCAGTATTGGCAACAGAGGACTTTCAATCTTTCTTCCAGCAATACACAATTGCCGTAGGTTCTACAGGTAATTTAGGATTAAGTATCGGCATTATGGGCAAAAAACTCGGCTTTAATGTCGTTGTACATATGTCGAGTGACGCAAAAGCGTGGAAAAAAGCATTACTGCGAGAAAAAGGTGCGACAGTTATTGAATATGAAGCTGATTATAGCGTTGCAGTAGAACAGGGTCGTCGTGAGGCTGAACAAGATCCTATGTGCCATTTCATTGATGATGAGAATTCGAAAGACTTATTTGCTGGCTATGCAGTGGCGGCGAAGCGTTTAAAAGCACAGTTTGAAAAGACGAATATTACTGTGGATGAAGCCCATCCATTGTTCGTGTATTTGCCGTGTGGTGTAGGTGGTGGACCTGGCGGTGTTGCTTACGGGATACGTGAAATTTTTGGAGAACATGCCCATATTTTCTTTGCTGAGCCAGTAGCATCCCCTTGTATGACTATTGGTTTAATGACTGGTTTACATGATGCCATCAGTGTAGAGGACATTGGTCTTGATAATAAAACGGAAGCAGATGGCCTTGCTGTTGGGCGTGCGTCAAAATTTGTTGGCAAGGTAATGGAAACATATATAAGTGGCTGTTACACAGTGAAAGATGAGGAATTATTTAAATCGCTCGCAATAGCTATGGAAGTTGAAGAATTATTTTTAGAGCCATCTGCACATGCTGGGATGTTTGGATCAATTCAGTTAATGAAAAATGGACAAAGTTATTTAGAAAAGCATGATTTAGTTGATAAAATGGAGCAAGCTGTCCATCTTGTTTGGGCAACAGGTGGAAGTATGGTGCCAGTGGAAATGCGTGAGGAATACATGGCAAAGGCAGTGCAAGTAGCAAGAATTAATGATATAGGTAGATAA